In Rhinolophus ferrumequinum isolate MPI-CBG mRhiFer1 chromosome 7, mRhiFer1_v1.p, whole genome shotgun sequence, the following proteins share a genomic window:
- the LOC117024610 gene encoding LOW QUALITY PROTEIN: translationally-controlled tumor protein-like (The sequence of the model RefSeq protein was modified relative to this genomic sequence to represent the inferred CDS: deleted 1 base in 1 codon): MEDELLSGCLLRYEEEERKIEVAPGRYKPSLHHSLLACLYVWYAHAHRMESIAHESWYETSKMRLPAAVVIVYPDLLSHDDMLFSDIYKTGEILDRLCLEVEGKVVSGTEGNVDDSLSGGNASAEGPSGEGTQSTVITGVDIVMNHHLQETSFTKEAYRKYIRDYMKSIKRKLEEQRPERVKPSMAGAAQLIKDILSNFKKYQFFIGENMNPDGMVALLDYGEDGVTPHMIFFKDGLHVEKC; this comes from the exons atggaggaTGAACTTCTTTCAGGATGCTTACTCAGAtatgaagaagaggagagaaaaattgaAGTAGCTCCAGGGAGATACAA GCCATCTCTTCATCACAGCCTTTTAGCTTGCCTGTATGTGTGGTATGCACATGCACATAGAATGGAAAGTATTGCCCATGAGAGCTGGTATGAGACCAGCAAAATG CGTCTTCCAGCAGCTGTCGTGATCGTCTACCCGGACCTCCTCAGCCATGATGACATG CTGTTCTCCGACATCTACAAGACCGGGGAGATTTTGGACAGGCTGTgcctggaggtggaggggaaggTGGTCAGTGGGACAGAAGGTAACGTTGATGACTCACTCAGTGGTGGAAATGCCTCTGCTGAAGGCCCCAGTGGCGAAGGTACCCAAAGCACAGTAATCACTGGTGTTGATATTGTCATGAACCATCATTTGCAGGAAACCAGCTTCACAAAAGAAGCCTACAGGAAGTACATCAGAGATTACATGAAATCAATCAAAAGGAAACTTGAAGAACAAAGACCAGAAAGAGTAAAACCTTCTATGGCAGGTGCTGCACAACTAATCAAGGACATCctttctaatttcaaaaaatacCAGTTCTTTATTGGTGAAAACATGAATCCAGATGGCATGGTTGCACTGCTGGACTACGGTGAGGATGGTGTGACCCCACATATGATTTTCTTTAAGGATGGCTTACACgtagaaaaatgttaa